Part of the Juglans regia cultivar Chandler chromosome 14, Walnut 2.0, whole genome shotgun sequence genome, aacatgcggaagaaagtAGCAGATGTATTTGGTTGAATGCGTTCTTCCTCTTGATCTGTTGCGGTCTCTCCttgtctcggtcatcatcccgagcctcacAGTCAGTACCCTCGGCCTCTGACCGGTCTGCATCTTTAGCATCTTCTTCTAGCCCAACGgataatataatatcatataacatatgttcgaacgttttatctaaAGAAAGATGCATGttctttagataaaaataatattaacgttcgaacataatataatatacacgttcgaacgttaagggCATAACgaataagaattttgaaatgtgtgacgttcgaacgttatgccTTCCAGTTCGAACTTATGtcttttacattcaaacattaCTAAAGATTTTAGTTCAAACAGAAAATAATGACTTCTGCAACGTGGAAGGCAAAACGGacgataaattaaaaagtagtacattcgaacgttaacattcaacgttcgaacgtaaatgcATCGAAAAAAAATGTTCGAATGTACAAAATATACATTTGAACGTGGAAGGCATAATGACTATGCAATTGAAACGTCGTACGATAGACtaaatgtttgaacgttttGACAGAGAATGGCCGAAAATCACGCATCACGGTTCCAAGTGGCCAAATGACACCATAGCAATGAAGTATACAGatcaagaaacttttctacgGTGACCATTTAGCCAATGGCAACCCGTGGTGGCCGAAAAACAGAGTGAAAAATTCGGCCACCACTAACGtttggtttacacaaaatcctactaaatcattaaaaaaaaattaaaaaaaaaaaagccatgtAAGAGGACAAAAGAGGGAtgcctacctttttgtgacggttgtggAGGGGTTTAACGGCGATATGTAATGATGGAGAGATAACGGTTTAGTTCTGAGAATGACGTTTCCTTGCTAGTAGAATCTTGAATGATGTCCAGAAAAATTACACCACTACTAAAAAAGAATTGTTTGCTGTGGTTTTTGTACTAGATAAATTTTGGGCTTacatttttttgttctcttgttACCATTTTCACTTACCACATAGCTTTGAAGTATTTATTAACTGCGAAAGATGCCAAACCAAGCTTAATTGGCTGGATTTTATTACTTCAAGAGCTCAACATTAACATTAAGGACAAGAAATTAGTTGAAAATGTGGTAGTTAACCACCTCTCAAGATTGCCATCATCCTCCTTCAAATGTCAGCCTTCCTCTTGATGATAGTTTCCCAGATGAACAGCTCTTTGTGATTCATAGAGCTCCCTGGTTTGCTGACATAGTCAACTATCTAGTGACTGAGTGAATGCCTTCTGAATGGTCCACCCAAGATAAGCGTCGATTTCTCTCTTCAAATTTTTGACTGTTGGGGAATAGACTTCATAGGACCTTTTTTGGTTTCCGTTGGAAACACATATATTCTATTGGATGTGGATTATGTTTCAAAATGGGTGGAGGTCGTCGCTTGCAAAACAAATGACTATCGTGTTGTCCTAAAATTTTTACAATCTTTGTTTGTTCGCTTTGGCATGCCTAAAGTTATCATTAGTGATGGAGttctcatttttgcaacaaaccatttTCTACACTCATGAACAAATATAGTATCACATACCGAGTTTCTACcccttatcaccctcaaacaaatgGGCAAGCAGAATTGGCAAACAGagagatcaaaatcattttggagAAAACTATCAATCCTAATAGGAAAGACTGGTCATTTAAGTTTCTTGATACTTTGTGGGCTTATAggacaacttttaaaactaatcTAGAGATGTCCTCTTATCAATTAGTTTTTGGTAAAGCTTGTCATTTACCTGTTGATATTCAGCATAGAGCTCTATAGgctataaaacatgttaacatgtcACTTGATGAAGCTTCAGGGTTGAGAAAATTACAGATCAATGAATTGGACCAAGCTCGTCGGGATGCCTATGACAATGCTCACGTGGCAAAGGAACGCATGAAAATTCTATATGATCAGAAAATTCATCCTAAGCATTTCACACTTGGCCAAGAAGTTTTTATTTACAACTCTCGCTTACATATTCATCCATTGGTTTGCCTAGCTCTTTTCATTCCctactctttatttaatttcagtttaaattttatgggctatttttgagatttttggcttAGAAGCTTATGGggtatttatttgatatttaagttttcatttaacaatgattacaattgctatggattgattttgagaagttatgatttgaatacaaggatgaaccctagaatcttgattttagggctttttaattttcagctcgtattttgtcaattgttttctaatctaatttaattcTTAGCTTAGTTTCATTAATCTCAGAATTCCTttgcatattagattaattaaagcttaattaggacttaaataatttcagttttataatttaatttttagattaattaagattatttagcttagttgattccttgattgttaatttcaatttgttaatcttttacatttcatttcgacactcaaaaatccaaaaatatgattCTAGTTCATGgctagtgcccttttcatttcCGTCGCACTCTACCACTCATTGCACATAtcaccatttttattttctctttctgaaTATTTTTACCTTTTGCACGAGTTTGATTTTTAACAACTTTTCCAGAGTAGATGATCTAAGaattttattcctaattattatacaaCACCCTcttgcacttgggatagccgtcgtgctactcatttttgagtgagtcaatTTGGTGCTCAGCAAATTGATTACAGAACTCAGAAGGGTCCCACCGGGTAGTGTCGTGTGCACTAAATTTAGCTTGTTTCCTCGCCTACCAAGAGGAAAAACTCCCGACCGGGATGATAGAACCCTCTCGCCCACTTACCGAGAGGTAAAGCTACTCACCTTTACTAGTTGTTGCTCATGATGTCTTTTAgattggtcttttaagttggccGGATAGACAGGTCACCCAATCAAACCGTCCAGAGCCTTGTCGACAAGTCTTCTCACCCAAAAGGTCTACAAATAAAGTTAACTATAgctatattatcaaaatcataagtttgggggtcaatattttctctcaaacaatactaaaaatacctccaattaataactctatatctcaatgtaaatttaactaattggataatcattaagttctttggattttttttgaaaatcacactaatcgctGTAAAGTATCcctactttcgctcaactaatggtgctaAATCCAAGAGCTTTAATCAAAAATCATCTCTCACtctcattgtgattcaatagatcgaacaataattagctagaaaattgcaagcattaagaacaaagaataaacactcaatcatgaaaatattgaaaataaaataacttagaatacaaattgtgtgttcaatgctagactacatcaaagctttagaaaatagaattagttcatagtgaaattgaaaagaaaaataataaaactaatgtttttcgttggagtcagttgatgaagcatgcggctctcgcctcAGCCCTCTAGATccgcctccttgaaagaaacttaaatgataaagtctgggaaaatgtttactctcaaactcaaactctcCTCCCCCTCTAATCATCACACAAGATGGGACTAAATagatatcaaaattcaaatctggaaacaagataaatgcggctacaatctagcctacagatttggaaaatagtttctaaagataaaagttagcataaaagaaattatcccaacAATAACGGacttatctaaaatggaagattcagtaataaACGACTTGATTTATGAAGTTCAGGGGGATTTCATGGTCAGCAAATTGATTGCGGAACTATGAAGGGTCCCACCAGATAGATATCGTGTGCACTAAATATAACTGGTTTCCTTGCTTACCGAGAGGAAAGACTCCCTACTGGGATGATAGACCGCTCTCGCCAACCTACCGAGCGGTAAAGCTACTCGCCTTTACTAGTTGTTTCCCACGATGttgtttaggttggtcttttaagttggtcggtTAGCCTGGTCGTCCAGTCTAACCGCCAGgagccttctttttttttttaaatcaagggAAATACATTTCATTGATTAAACAGTAGTACAAGGTTTATCTGACATTACAACAGCCATACACTCGGGAAGGCCCTTTTCTAACAACACTCTTTCACTCCTAGATCTTATAGCTACTTTTGCAGCTTCATGAGCTGCCTTATTACAACACCTAAATACATAAGACAGTTGCCATAACGGAAACAAACTAAAAACCTGTTTTAAATCCTCAGTAGCTTGCCCCAACCAAGAGTTATCTTCTGCACTTGACTTGACAGCATCTACTACAGCTTTTGCATCCCCTTCGAATTCTACCATATTGAATCCCAGCTCTTGACAAAGTTCCATTGCTCTCAAGAGAGCAACACTTTCAGCCATGAAAGCTGAGACTATATTATCCCTTGGGGCCACCAAAGTAGCCTGTAGGTCACCATTGTTGTCTCTGATAACAACTCCCATGCCCATCCTTTCCTCCTTCTTATCAAAAGCTGCATCAAAGTTAGCTTTCAGAAGAGGCCATGTTGGTGGTTTCCATTTCATAACCTCGGTCACTATCTGGTTTCTCTCATTAGTACCTGGGGTCTTACAATGCACCTTTCTAAAGAGACTCAAGTCAGCCTTTGCTAGTTCTAGGATCGTGGTGGGGCTTTTAAACTGATTTTCAAAAACCATTGCATTTCTTCTGTTCCAGAGCTGGTGGAAAGTGACTGCAATAAACTCTAACTCCCCCTTATCCAGTCTCGACCATAAGGCAGACCATAAGGATTGAAAATCAGCAAAATTACTCTGTCATTTCTTCACTGGGCTACCTTCTCCACCCATTACATCAACAGCTGCAGGACATGTCCAGAGTACATGAACCACAAACTCTTCCTCTCTATTGCAGATTGGGCATAGGCAGTTATCAACAATATGCTTCTTATGGAGGTTGACTTTCATAGGTAGGATATTATTAAGTGCTTTCCAAATCAGCTGTTTTGTTTTCCCAGGAACTCCCAAAGTCCAAACCTTCTTCCATTGTTCCTCATTATCTACACAGTTTGAAGACTCGCCAAACTTCTGTGCACTCTGTCTCATATCTTCATAATATGCACTTTTAACATTAAAAAGCCCTTTTCTTGACCCTGCCCAGATTAACTTATCATTATTTCCCCAGATACTGATTGGGATAGCACATATGATCTTTGCTTCTTCCCTATTGAATATCTCTTCCACCAAATCACGCCTCCAGCACCTTTTTTTTGCATCAATTAGGGCCTCCACTTTCCCATTTGAATCTGAATTATTAATAGGAGTCTGTATCTGGTATGTTGTTGGCTTTGGAAGCCACTTATCCTTCCAAATCCTTATGCTCTTCCCATTTCCGACCCTCCACACTGCCCCTCTCCTTACCACATCAAAGCTGTTCCATAAGCTCCTCCATATGAAAGAAGGACATGAACCCAATTTTGCTTCCAAAACATCACACTCTTGGTAATACTTATCCTTAAAAACACTAGCTACTAGAGAAGAGGGTTCTTTTAATAATCTCCAAACTTGTTTTGCAAGAAGTGCCCTGTTAAAGCTATTAAGATCTCTGAAACCCAAGCCTCCTTGACCCTTGACCAAACCAAGTTTTTTCCAGCTTTTCCAGTGAATTCCTCCCTCCATCTTCTTGTGGCTCCACCAGAATTTGGATAGCATACTTTCGATCTCATGGATAAGAGTATTAGGAAGTTTAAAAACACTCATAGTATAAGTTGGAATGGCCTGCAATACACTTTTTATCAAGATTTCTTTCCCTGCCGAGGAAAGGAAACCAGTTTTCTAGCTATTAATCCTCTTCCATATTTTCTCCTTTATGAAGCAAAAAGAGTTGTACTTAGACCTACCAATCAAGGATGGCAATCCTAGATACTTGTTGTAGTTGTTGCATACCACCCCTTCAGCTTGCTGGATAATGAATTGCTTTGTTTCCTCTCTTGTATTAGAACTGAACTTCATACTAGTTTTCTGCTTATTTAAGGTCTGGCCCGAAGCTTTCTCGTATTGAATCAAAAGGTTGTTGACAACAAACCACTCCTCAGAACTAGCTTTACAGAAAATGATGCAATCGTCAGCGAAGAGTAAGTGGCTGATTCTCATCCCTCCCCTCGACACTGCCACCCCCTTTAAAGCCCCACTCGATTCAGCCTTATGTAAAAGGGAGGTTAGACCCTCTGCACATATAAGGAACAAGTACGGAGACAAggggtcaccttgtctcaagcctCTAGAGGATGTTATGGTCTCCCCTAGTTCTCCATTAGTAAGAACTAAATAGGTCACTGTTCTTACACACTCCATCACCAAACTAATCCATTTCTGTCCAAAACCCAGTTTTACCATCATTGCCTTCAAATAGTTCCATTCTACCCTGTCATATGCCTTAGACATGTCCAACTTTACTGCCATACTCCCCTCCTTTCCCTTCTTTCTAGCTTTCATGGTATGTAATAATTCATAGGCAACCATGATGTTATCAGAAATTAATCTACCCGGTATAAAGGCACTTTGGTTCCAAGTGATAATCTTAGACAAAACACCTTTCAGCCTATTTGCCATTACTTTGGAAATAAGTTTATAGAATACATTACACAGGCTAATAGGACAAAAATCATGAACTGAAAGAGGAGCATTAATCTTCGGGATCAGAAATAGATGAGTGTGATTTAGTACCTCTGGCATAACTCCATGCTGTAGAAAGTCGAGCACTGCCTGAGTTACCTCGTTCCCCATGACCTCCTAGTGATCTTGAAAGAAACCCACACCAAAGCCATCTGGCCCTGGGGACTTGAGGGGTGCCATTTGCTTGAGTGCTGCTGCCACTTCCACGGTGGTAAAACTCTTCTCTAGATCTCCTCTCATCTTTGGTGTTATTTTTTCCTCCACTCCCTGCAAGCATTGTTCGATACACCTTGTAGAAGGCTGAGAAGACTCATAAACTTTCGAGAAATGCTCCCAGAAGCCCAGTGCAATATCCCTCTTATCAGTTAAAACCTGGCCTTCACTGTCCACTACCTTTTTTATGagattctttttccttctttggttcACACTAGCATGGTAAAATTTGGTGTTCCTATCCCCTCCTTCCAGCCacttttcttttgctctttgcTTCCATTTAAGGTCCTCTTGTTCTAGCAGAAAACCGAGCTCCTCCTGAGTTCTTTTTTGAAGCTTCATGCTCTCCAAGCCCTCATTTTCCTGAAGCTTGCTTAGTAGAAAGGTCTTTTCTTTAATAGCATTAGTTCTCTCCCTTGCTAAAGACCTGCTCCACCATTGTAAACCCCTCTTACACCCTTCCAATTTGTTTTGAACTCTTTCCAACCAGCTTAAGCTATTTCTCCCTGCTAGCCATTATGTTTCTATAATATCTCTACACCCCTCCTCTTTAAGCCAGTTAGCCTCATACTTAAATTGGAAATTAGTCCTCCTCCATCTGATCCATTGCAAGCATTCCAACACAAGAGGCCTATGGTCTGAACAGACAGCAGGCAAAGTTTCCACTCTGAAATCGTTGTAAATAGCTCTCCATTCGGGGTTTGCCACAACTCTatccaacctttctttaataaaagATTCGTCTTCATGTCGGTTGCACCATGTGAACTTCTCCCCTTTCCACCCCAGGTCGGTCAAATTCCCTTTTTCCAGCACTTCCCTAAACATCTCCATTTGATTTTTGCTTCTTTGTCTCCCCCCCACCTTCTCATCGTTGGTaagaatttcattgaaatcccctaTAACACCCCATCCCCCACTCACTGGCCTAAAGGAAGAAAGTAATCTCCAAGCCCCTTCCCTTAAGTTGGCATCTGGATGACCATAGAAACACGTCAACAGCCATTCTTTCCTGCCCTACTCCCCGATAACCATGGCATTTATGTGACGTTGAGAGTAGTTAATCACCTCTAGTGTATCTTGTTGTCTCCACTTGAGCATCAGCCCCCCACTCCTTCCAATAGCCTCCACCAGTAAACAACCCTCAAACTTGAAACTATTAGCAATACCTTGAGCCAGATTGTAAGAGAGCTTGGTTTCCATTAGAAAAATCACATCGGGCACTTTGTCCTTCACTAACAAGCGAAGGCTTTGAACTGttcgggggttcccaagcccccgaaaattccaacttaaaattttcatatctctTGGCGGGGCTGCAGCGCAGCCTCCACCTTATCCAGTGACAATATCTCCATCCTCGGTTGTGCCCCCTTGCGACTCTTGTTATTCTTCGGGATTGCTGAAGTTGTTTCACCCCTCTCTGTCCTCCTTTTGAAACCAATTGGCAACAAAGGTTCCGTATGAGTTCTGCCATGATCCCGAGCCCTACGTTTCCACCTTCCACACCCTCTCAGCAGGGTGGTACTCCGTAGTGATTCTGTAGTCTCCCTACTCCCCCTCGAGTTCCTTAGCTGCCAAATAGACGTTTGCTCCTCAGTGGGTTCTATTTCATTTGCTCTGGGCCCCTGACTGGCCCTATGGACCTTGCTAGGCCCGTCCTCGATAACCAGCCCATTATGGCCCTTCAATTCATTTGAAACTTTCCCCCCAGTTTTCCTAAACTACATGcacatttcttcttttctctgcACTGTTTGAGCCTCTCTATCATCTATCTCTTCACTCACATCAATTGTGTCTGTTCCTCCCATACCCCCTTCTGCTGGCGCTGTTTCTTTTCCTCGATTTGCGCCCACTCCATCCTTGGGATCCCGAACGTATACAGTAGACTACCCCTGATCAGCTTTACTCGGTGTCCCTCCCTGAGCTAAGCTCCCAGTGGACCCCTCTGCTTCTTCTCCCTTCTGCCTGCTCCCCGAAGCTCTTGTGCCTCCCTCCTTGCTTCCTCTCCATTCAAAAGTATAGGATGAGTACCTTCTTCTAATGTTTCTTTCAGCTCTCAACCATGGCCCGAACTGTCTGCTATTTTCATCTGTCTCGCTTTGATCTCCCTTCCCCGATAAACATCCCGTCTCACCATGTAATATCCACCCACAACTAAAGCATATTTTTGGCAACTTTTCATACTTGAAAGTGACCCACACCTTTTGGCCCTGAACATTGAGGAAACTGCCCCTCGCTATGGCTTTAGTCAGTGGTACTTCCACCCTTACTCGAAGAGCCTTTCCCCATCCTATGCCGTCTTCTCCAACATCCACCTCTAAAACCTTCCCAACTGAGCTACCAATCTGTTGCCCACACTCTTCCGTCATACACCCTAATGGCAAGCTGTGGATTTGCAACCAAAAGGATTCGTGGTCCATAGGAAACTTACCTGGTTGAAGGACCCCATCATAATGAATCAGTAAAAACAAGGCGTTTTCGAACAACCACAGTTTTCCTTCGAGAATCCAATGTTTATCTGCTTGAGTCACAAAAGTAATCACGAAAACCTTTACCTCTACTTCTTTGAAAGTAGCTCGTTTGCTTATTCTCCATATCCTTGCCATTGTGCTTTCTACAGCTTCCATATTGATCACCCAATCTGAGCAGACTTTTCCGATCAAACTTCTTTCTCCCTTTCTCTAAATCTCTTCACCGCAACTAGAGGGAACCTCTACGATAGCGTCCTCCTCTTCAATCAGCCTTAGCTGCCTCCATTTCTCTTATATCCCCTCCATTACCTTAGTTCTCCCTCCGTAGCAGAATCCCCCACCCGACTGTCTATTGTTCAGCCCAAGAAGttgagaaaactaaaaaaacaccTCCACCGTCTCTAGACAGGAGCGGCACTCCAACCGCCAGGAGCCTTGTCGACAAGTCTTCTTGCCCAAAAGGTAATATATCGCTCATCGCCTAACTCTTGTCACCAATTCTGGTCGCCATTGAGTCTTCTCACCTAAATCTCCTCGACTCGCTTCAGATCTCGCTGCCACTCGTCGAACTGGATccatagtctcttcttttgtaccaaaatgctctcctttcacactaaatcttctcattcctttaaatcccaaaaaataaagaaaaatatatagaaataaaataaaatcaatagactTGAAGAAAAGCTGACActtttcacaaataaaaaagtaataaaaatcacacttatcagagatatttatagagagatttgggagagggtgcCGATGAGTATGACTTTGACTTAGACTCGGTCACGATCATTCCataagagagtttgaatttaaaaacatgatccaGTGGTTCATTCAATATAGGATTGGTAGTGACTGAGATTGAGTAGAAaacttcaatcagtgatgattttaaattgaaataaatttctaatatttgatccttaaattctaaaagaagtctaactcattcaataaataataatggggatttaacctagttattgagcctaattaaaactccttaTCAATCCCAATATTTTATCGCTCGTGGGCTTATACaatatggcccattaaatataatttaggcccaataaaaattatcaatattctgactttagaattattgggtCAGGTCGTTACACCACTAAAACATCCACTCTAGCATCCTTATAAACTTCTGCTTATTTAGGTTTAGCTACTACTCTATCTAATCTCTCTTTTGTGAAAGAATGGTCTTCATGCTT contains:
- the LOC108990313 gene encoding uncharacterized protein LOC108990313; this translates as MVFENQFKSPTTILELAKADLSLFRKVHCKTPGTNERNQIVTEVMKWKPPTWPLLKANFDAAFDKKEERMGMGVVIRDNNGDLQATLVAPRDNIVSAFMAESVALLRAMELCQELGFNMVEFEGDAKAVVDAVKSSAEDNSWLGQATEDLKQVFSLFPLWQLSYVFRCCNKAAHEAAKVAIRSRSERVLLEKGLPECMAVVMSDKPCTTV
- the LOC108990315 gene encoding uncharacterized protein LOC108990315, yielding MEMFREVLEKGNLTDLGWKGEKFTWCNRHEDESFIKERLDRVVANPEWRAIYNDFRVETLPAVCSDHRPLVLECLQWIRWRRTNFQFKYEANWLKEEGSLARERTNAIKEKTFLLSKLQENEGLESMKLQKRTQEELGFLLEQEDLKWKQRAKEKWLEGGDRNTKFYHASVNQRRKKNLIKKVVDSEGQVLTDKRDIALGFWEHFSKVYESSQPSTRCIEQCLQGVEEKITPKMRGDLEKSFTTVEVAAALKQMAPLKSPGPDGFGVGFFQDH
- the LOC108990316 gene encoding uncharacterized protein At4g02000-like — translated: MEAVESTMARIWRISKRATFKEVEVKVFVITFVTQADKHWILEGKLWLFENALFLLIHYDGVLQPGKFPMDHESFWLQIHSLPLGCMTEECGQQIGSSVGKVLEVDVGEDGIGWGKALRVRVEVPLTKAIARGSFLNVQGQKVWVTFKYEKLPKICFSCGWILHGETGCLSGKGDQSETDENSRQFGPWLRAERNIRRRYSSYTFEWRGSKEGGTRASGSRQKGEEAEGSTGSLAQGGTPSKADQG